One Elaeis guineensis isolate ETL-2024a chromosome 10, EG11, whole genome shotgun sequence genomic window carries:
- the LOC105052386 gene encoding probable ADP-ribosylation factor GTPase-activating protein AGD14 isoform X2, protein MSNRREEERNEKIIRGLMKLPPNRKCINCNSLGPQYVCTNFWTFVCTTCSGIHREFTHRVKSVSMAKFTKEEVDALQKGGNQRAREMFLKDWDMQQMRLPVSSNADRIREFIRNVYVYKKYAGGQTSDKLSSNTESLKNHEENQRRASSYHSYSQSPPYDYQYEDRRYGKQFGMLSRRPGSDRGRYEGKINSFVYSPSRLREQMHEDRFANESSGSRSSDFSISSTGDPFRYDGQSPNSQDTEYCSPPLHQAREILVEDTRPQMSNRQSKANARMNLDGIARPQRTASTGSVGYFEGHSLSHRSVDSGGLCVVEPVHSTGTHQAVQSAFTSSTQMPTSVHATKQDPLNLSFAGSPMTSSTPSIDLFADCGNQPSSVTPLEHKPSLFPLSENEGWATFDLPHHAGFASETYVRVPALAFPGDGASKGTENASSSMQNISQCFAVQSSVAPAPFTLTHGQWHAGIHEDTSSADQKSSQLWNAFDDSTGNMSCTLFGSLPQNNHSQVIMSTSKSGDPHIGLKLPENTIKDGLQKPALDDRATHFNLPPGDVNGSSFPPSVWPLMGGATQAKKSNPFDLPYDPTSEGSSSYLDMSSLEAALPNPQLPTDYIGGLAQPWFPQNSATAYSPSLPEGGLAYMAAQAPSSQLPNLPSQDPAASLSGNPFA, encoded by the exons ATGAGTaatagaagagaggaagagaggaatgAGAAGATCATTAGAGGTCTCATGAAGCTTCCGCCAAACAGGAAGTGCATCAACTGCAACAGCTtg GGTCCGCAGTATGTCTGCACGAATTTCTGGACCTTCGTCTGTACAACATGCAGCGGCATACA CCGTGAATTTACTCATCGGGTGAAGTCAGTATCAATGGCTAAGTTTACCAAAGAAGAAGTTGATGCTCTTCAAAAAGGTGGCAATCAG CGTGCGAGAGAAATGTTTTTGAAGGACTGGGACATGCAGCAGATGAGATTGCCTGTTAGCAG TAATGCTGATAGAATTAGGGAATTCATAAGAAATGTTTATGTTTACAAGAAATATGCGGGGGGGCAAACCTCTGACAAGCTATCTAGTAATACAGAG AGCCTCAAGAATCAtgaagaaaatcagaggagagctAGTTCTTATCATTCTTATTCTCAGAGCCCACCTTATGATTATCAGTATGAGGATAGGCGTTATGGAAAACAATTTGGCATGCTTTCTAGAAGGCCAGGTTCAGATCGAGGGCGTTATGAAGGGAAAATTAATAGCTTTGTTTATAGTCCAAGTCGCTTACGTGAACAGATGCATGAAGACAGATTTGCTAATGAAAGTTCTGGTTCAAGATCATCGGACTTCTCCATATCTAGCACAGGTGACCCATTCAGATATGATGGCCAGTCACCAAATTCTCAGGACACTGAGTATTGCAGCCCTCCTTTACACCAAGCAAGGGAAATCTTAGTTGAAGACACACGGCCCCAGATGTCAAATAGGCAATCAAAGGCAAATGCTCGGATGAACTTAGATGGGATTGCGCGCCCACAG AGAACTGCATCTACAGGCAGCGTTGGATACTTTGAGGGCCACTCCCTGTCTCATAGATCAGTTGATTCTGGTGGTTTATGTGTTGTTGAGCCTGTCCATTCTACTGGAACTCATCAGGCAGTGCAATCTGCATTCACTTCCTCCACACAAATGCCTACTTCTGTGCATGCTACAAAGCAGGATCCTCTCAACTTATCATTTGCTGGATCACCAATGACTTCTTCAACTCCATCTATAGATTTGTTTGCTGATTGCGGTAATCAACCTTCATCTGTAACCCCTCTGGAGCATAAACCATCTCTGTTTCCCTTGTCAGAAAATGAAGGATGGGCTACATTTGACCTACCTCACCATGCTGGATTTGCTTCTGAAACATATGTGAGGGTCCCTGCTTTGGCTTTTCCTGGTGACGGAGCATCCAAGGGGACTGAAAATGCATCGTCATCTATGCAAAATATTTCACAATGCTTTGCAGTTCAGAGTTCTGTAGCTCCTGCACCATTTACACTGACACATGGTCAGTGGCATGCAGGTATACATGAAGACACGAGCTCTGCTGATCAGAAAAGCTCCCAG TTGTGGAATGCTTTTGATGATTCTACTGGGAACATGTCTTGTACTTTGTTTGGGAGTCTACCACAGAATAATCATTCACAAGTTATAATGTCCACATCTAAATCTGGTGATCCACATATTGGATTGAAACTCCCGGAG AACACTATTAAGGATGGGCTTCAAAAGCCAGCTCTGGATGATAGAGCCACCCATTTTAATCTGCCACCTGGTGATGTCAATGGATCATCATTTCCTCCATCAGTTTGGCCATTGATG GGAGGGGCTACTCaggcaaaaaaatcaaatccttttgATCTACCATATGACCCAACATCGGAAGGCAGCAGTTCG TATTTGGACATGAGCTCTTTAGAAGCAGCATTACCAAATCCGCAGCTGCCAACTGATTACATTGGTGGCTTAGCGCAACCATGGTTTCCTCAAAATTCTGCTACAGCATATAGTCCTTCCTTGCCTGAAG GAGGGCTGGCATACATGGCAGCGCAGGCACCAAGTTCTCAGTTGCC GAATTTACCTTCCCAAGACCCGGCTGCATCTCTCAGCGGTAATCCATTTGCATGA
- the LOC105052386 gene encoding probable ADP-ribosylation factor GTPase-activating protein AGD14 isoform X1, translated as MSNRREEERNEKIIRGLMKLPPNRKCINCNSLGPQYVCTNFWTFVCTTCSGIHREFTHRVKSVSMAKFTKEEVDALQKGGNQRAREMFLKDWDMQQMRLPVSSNADRIREFIRNVYVYKKYAGGQTSDKLSSNTESLKNHEENQRRASSYHSYSQSPPYDYQYEDRRYGKQFGMLSRRPGSDRGRYEGKINSFVYSPSRLREQMHEDRFANESSGSRSSDFSISSTGDPFRYDGQSPNSQDTEYCSPPLHQAREILVEDTRPQMSNRQSKANARMNLDGIARPQRTASTGSVGYFEGHSLSHRSVDSGGLCVVEPVHSTGTHQAVQSAFTSSTQMPTSVHATKQDPLNLSFAGSPMTSSTPSIDLFADCGNQPSSVTPLEHKPSLFPLSENEGWATFDLPHHAGFASETYVRVPALAFPGDGASKGTENASSSMQNISQCFAVQSSVAPAPFTLTHGQWHAGIHEDTSSADQKSSQLWNAFDDSTGNMSCTLFGSLPQNNHSQVIMSTSKSGDPHIGLKLPENTIKDGLQKPALDDRATHFNLPPGDVNGSSFPPSVWPLMGGATQAKKSNPFDLPYDPTSEGSSSYLDMSSLEAALPNPQLPTDYIGGLAQPWFPQNSATAYSPSLPEGGLAYMAAQAPSSQLPDIGRNLPSQDPAASLSGNPFA; from the exons ATGAGTaatagaagagaggaagagaggaatgAGAAGATCATTAGAGGTCTCATGAAGCTTCCGCCAAACAGGAAGTGCATCAACTGCAACAGCTtg GGTCCGCAGTATGTCTGCACGAATTTCTGGACCTTCGTCTGTACAACATGCAGCGGCATACA CCGTGAATTTACTCATCGGGTGAAGTCAGTATCAATGGCTAAGTTTACCAAAGAAGAAGTTGATGCTCTTCAAAAAGGTGGCAATCAG CGTGCGAGAGAAATGTTTTTGAAGGACTGGGACATGCAGCAGATGAGATTGCCTGTTAGCAG TAATGCTGATAGAATTAGGGAATTCATAAGAAATGTTTATGTTTACAAGAAATATGCGGGGGGGCAAACCTCTGACAAGCTATCTAGTAATACAGAG AGCCTCAAGAATCAtgaagaaaatcagaggagagctAGTTCTTATCATTCTTATTCTCAGAGCCCACCTTATGATTATCAGTATGAGGATAGGCGTTATGGAAAACAATTTGGCATGCTTTCTAGAAGGCCAGGTTCAGATCGAGGGCGTTATGAAGGGAAAATTAATAGCTTTGTTTATAGTCCAAGTCGCTTACGTGAACAGATGCATGAAGACAGATTTGCTAATGAAAGTTCTGGTTCAAGATCATCGGACTTCTCCATATCTAGCACAGGTGACCCATTCAGATATGATGGCCAGTCACCAAATTCTCAGGACACTGAGTATTGCAGCCCTCCTTTACACCAAGCAAGGGAAATCTTAGTTGAAGACACACGGCCCCAGATGTCAAATAGGCAATCAAAGGCAAATGCTCGGATGAACTTAGATGGGATTGCGCGCCCACAG AGAACTGCATCTACAGGCAGCGTTGGATACTTTGAGGGCCACTCCCTGTCTCATAGATCAGTTGATTCTGGTGGTTTATGTGTTGTTGAGCCTGTCCATTCTACTGGAACTCATCAGGCAGTGCAATCTGCATTCACTTCCTCCACACAAATGCCTACTTCTGTGCATGCTACAAAGCAGGATCCTCTCAACTTATCATTTGCTGGATCACCAATGACTTCTTCAACTCCATCTATAGATTTGTTTGCTGATTGCGGTAATCAACCTTCATCTGTAACCCCTCTGGAGCATAAACCATCTCTGTTTCCCTTGTCAGAAAATGAAGGATGGGCTACATTTGACCTACCTCACCATGCTGGATTTGCTTCTGAAACATATGTGAGGGTCCCTGCTTTGGCTTTTCCTGGTGACGGAGCATCCAAGGGGACTGAAAATGCATCGTCATCTATGCAAAATATTTCACAATGCTTTGCAGTTCAGAGTTCTGTAGCTCCTGCACCATTTACACTGACACATGGTCAGTGGCATGCAGGTATACATGAAGACACGAGCTCTGCTGATCAGAAAAGCTCCCAG TTGTGGAATGCTTTTGATGATTCTACTGGGAACATGTCTTGTACTTTGTTTGGGAGTCTACCACAGAATAATCATTCACAAGTTATAATGTCCACATCTAAATCTGGTGATCCACATATTGGATTGAAACTCCCGGAG AACACTATTAAGGATGGGCTTCAAAAGCCAGCTCTGGATGATAGAGCCACCCATTTTAATCTGCCACCTGGTGATGTCAATGGATCATCATTTCCTCCATCAGTTTGGCCATTGATG GGAGGGGCTACTCaggcaaaaaaatcaaatccttttgATCTACCATATGACCCAACATCGGAAGGCAGCAGTTCG TATTTGGACATGAGCTCTTTAGAAGCAGCATTACCAAATCCGCAGCTGCCAACTGATTACATTGGTGGCTTAGCGCAACCATGGTTTCCTCAAAATTCTGCTACAGCATATAGTCCTTCCTTGCCTGAAG GAGGGCTGGCATACATGGCAGCGCAGGCACCAAGTTCTCAGTTGCC TGATATTGGCAGGAATTTACCTTCCCAAGACCCGGCTGCATCTCTCAGCGGTAATCCATTTGCATGA
- the LOC105052386 gene encoding probable ADP-ribosylation factor GTPase-activating protein AGD14 isoform X5, with the protein MFLKDWDMQQMRLPVSSNADRIREFIRNVYVYKKYAGGQTSDKLSSNTESLKNHEENQRRASSYHSYSQSPPYDYQYEDRRYGKQFGMLSRRPGSDRGRYEGKINSFVYSPSRLREQMHEDRFANESSGSRSSDFSISSTGDPFRYDGQSPNSQDTEYCSPPLHQAREILVEDTRPQMSNRQSKANARMNLDGIARPQRTASTGSVGYFEGHSLSHRSVDSGGLCVVEPVHSTGTHQAVQSAFTSSTQMPTSVHATKQDPLNLSFAGSPMTSSTPSIDLFADCGNQPSSVTPLEHKPSLFPLSENEGWATFDLPHHAGFASETYVRVPALAFPGDGASKGTENASSSMQNISQCFAVQSSVAPAPFTLTHGQWHAGIHEDTSSADQKSSQLWNAFDDSTGNMSCTLFGSLPQNNHSQVIMSTSKSGDPHIGLKLPENTIKDGLQKPALDDRATHFNLPPGDVNGSSFPPSVWPLMGGATQAKKSNPFDLPYDPTSEGSSSYLDMSSLEAALPNPQLPTDYIGGLAQPWFPQNSATAYSPSLPEGGLAYMAAQAPSSQLPDIGRNLPSQDPAASLSGNPFA; encoded by the exons ATGTTTTTGAAGGACTGGGACATGCAGCAGATGAGATTGCCTGTTAGCAG TAATGCTGATAGAATTAGGGAATTCATAAGAAATGTTTATGTTTACAAGAAATATGCGGGGGGGCAAACCTCTGACAAGCTATCTAGTAATACAGAG AGCCTCAAGAATCAtgaagaaaatcagaggagagctAGTTCTTATCATTCTTATTCTCAGAGCCCACCTTATGATTATCAGTATGAGGATAGGCGTTATGGAAAACAATTTGGCATGCTTTCTAGAAGGCCAGGTTCAGATCGAGGGCGTTATGAAGGGAAAATTAATAGCTTTGTTTATAGTCCAAGTCGCTTACGTGAACAGATGCATGAAGACAGATTTGCTAATGAAAGTTCTGGTTCAAGATCATCGGACTTCTCCATATCTAGCACAGGTGACCCATTCAGATATGATGGCCAGTCACCAAATTCTCAGGACACTGAGTATTGCAGCCCTCCTTTACACCAAGCAAGGGAAATCTTAGTTGAAGACACACGGCCCCAGATGTCAAATAGGCAATCAAAGGCAAATGCTCGGATGAACTTAGATGGGATTGCGCGCCCACAG AGAACTGCATCTACAGGCAGCGTTGGATACTTTGAGGGCCACTCCCTGTCTCATAGATCAGTTGATTCTGGTGGTTTATGTGTTGTTGAGCCTGTCCATTCTACTGGAACTCATCAGGCAGTGCAATCTGCATTCACTTCCTCCACACAAATGCCTACTTCTGTGCATGCTACAAAGCAGGATCCTCTCAACTTATCATTTGCTGGATCACCAATGACTTCTTCAACTCCATCTATAGATTTGTTTGCTGATTGCGGTAATCAACCTTCATCTGTAACCCCTCTGGAGCATAAACCATCTCTGTTTCCCTTGTCAGAAAATGAAGGATGGGCTACATTTGACCTACCTCACCATGCTGGATTTGCTTCTGAAACATATGTGAGGGTCCCTGCTTTGGCTTTTCCTGGTGACGGAGCATCCAAGGGGACTGAAAATGCATCGTCATCTATGCAAAATATTTCACAATGCTTTGCAGTTCAGAGTTCTGTAGCTCCTGCACCATTTACACTGACACATGGTCAGTGGCATGCAGGTATACATGAAGACACGAGCTCTGCTGATCAGAAAAGCTCCCAG TTGTGGAATGCTTTTGATGATTCTACTGGGAACATGTCTTGTACTTTGTTTGGGAGTCTACCACAGAATAATCATTCACAAGTTATAATGTCCACATCTAAATCTGGTGATCCACATATTGGATTGAAACTCCCGGAG AACACTATTAAGGATGGGCTTCAAAAGCCAGCTCTGGATGATAGAGCCACCCATTTTAATCTGCCACCTGGTGATGTCAATGGATCATCATTTCCTCCATCAGTTTGGCCATTGATG GGAGGGGCTACTCaggcaaaaaaatcaaatccttttgATCTACCATATGACCCAACATCGGAAGGCAGCAGTTCG TATTTGGACATGAGCTCTTTAGAAGCAGCATTACCAAATCCGCAGCTGCCAACTGATTACATTGGTGGCTTAGCGCAACCATGGTTTCCTCAAAATTCTGCTACAGCATATAGTCCTTCCTTGCCTGAAG GAGGGCTGGCATACATGGCAGCGCAGGCACCAAGTTCTCAGTTGCC TGATATTGGCAGGAATTTACCTTCCCAAGACCCGGCTGCATCTCTCAGCGGTAATCCATTTGCATGA
- the LOC105052386 gene encoding probable ADP-ribosylation factor GTPase-activating protein AGD14 isoform X3, with the protein MQRHTVSICREFTHRVKSVSMAKFTKEEVDALQKGGNQRAREMFLKDWDMQQMRLPVSSNADRIREFIRNVYVYKKYAGGQTSDKLSSNTESLKNHEENQRRASSYHSYSQSPPYDYQYEDRRYGKQFGMLSRRPGSDRGRYEGKINSFVYSPSRLREQMHEDRFANESSGSRSSDFSISSTGDPFRYDGQSPNSQDTEYCSPPLHQAREILVEDTRPQMSNRQSKANARMNLDGIARPQRTASTGSVGYFEGHSLSHRSVDSGGLCVVEPVHSTGTHQAVQSAFTSSTQMPTSVHATKQDPLNLSFAGSPMTSSTPSIDLFADCGNQPSSVTPLEHKPSLFPLSENEGWATFDLPHHAGFASETYVRVPALAFPGDGASKGTENASSSMQNISQCFAVQSSVAPAPFTLTHGQWHAGIHEDTSSADQKSSQLWNAFDDSTGNMSCTLFGSLPQNNHSQVIMSTSKSGDPHIGLKLPENTIKDGLQKPALDDRATHFNLPPGDVNGSSFPPSVWPLMGGATQAKKSNPFDLPYDPTSEGSSSYLDMSSLEAALPNPQLPTDYIGGLAQPWFPQNSATAYSPSLPEGGLAYMAAQAPSSQLPDIGRNLPSQDPAASLSGNPFA; encoded by the exons ATGCAGCGGCATACAGTGAGTATTTG CCGTGAATTTACTCATCGGGTGAAGTCAGTATCAATGGCTAAGTTTACCAAAGAAGAAGTTGATGCTCTTCAAAAAGGTGGCAATCAG CGTGCGAGAGAAATGTTTTTGAAGGACTGGGACATGCAGCAGATGAGATTGCCTGTTAGCAG TAATGCTGATAGAATTAGGGAATTCATAAGAAATGTTTATGTTTACAAGAAATATGCGGGGGGGCAAACCTCTGACAAGCTATCTAGTAATACAGAG AGCCTCAAGAATCAtgaagaaaatcagaggagagctAGTTCTTATCATTCTTATTCTCAGAGCCCACCTTATGATTATCAGTATGAGGATAGGCGTTATGGAAAACAATTTGGCATGCTTTCTAGAAGGCCAGGTTCAGATCGAGGGCGTTATGAAGGGAAAATTAATAGCTTTGTTTATAGTCCAAGTCGCTTACGTGAACAGATGCATGAAGACAGATTTGCTAATGAAAGTTCTGGTTCAAGATCATCGGACTTCTCCATATCTAGCACAGGTGACCCATTCAGATATGATGGCCAGTCACCAAATTCTCAGGACACTGAGTATTGCAGCCCTCCTTTACACCAAGCAAGGGAAATCTTAGTTGAAGACACACGGCCCCAGATGTCAAATAGGCAATCAAAGGCAAATGCTCGGATGAACTTAGATGGGATTGCGCGCCCACAG AGAACTGCATCTACAGGCAGCGTTGGATACTTTGAGGGCCACTCCCTGTCTCATAGATCAGTTGATTCTGGTGGTTTATGTGTTGTTGAGCCTGTCCATTCTACTGGAACTCATCAGGCAGTGCAATCTGCATTCACTTCCTCCACACAAATGCCTACTTCTGTGCATGCTACAAAGCAGGATCCTCTCAACTTATCATTTGCTGGATCACCAATGACTTCTTCAACTCCATCTATAGATTTGTTTGCTGATTGCGGTAATCAACCTTCATCTGTAACCCCTCTGGAGCATAAACCATCTCTGTTTCCCTTGTCAGAAAATGAAGGATGGGCTACATTTGACCTACCTCACCATGCTGGATTTGCTTCTGAAACATATGTGAGGGTCCCTGCTTTGGCTTTTCCTGGTGACGGAGCATCCAAGGGGACTGAAAATGCATCGTCATCTATGCAAAATATTTCACAATGCTTTGCAGTTCAGAGTTCTGTAGCTCCTGCACCATTTACACTGACACATGGTCAGTGGCATGCAGGTATACATGAAGACACGAGCTCTGCTGATCAGAAAAGCTCCCAG TTGTGGAATGCTTTTGATGATTCTACTGGGAACATGTCTTGTACTTTGTTTGGGAGTCTACCACAGAATAATCATTCACAAGTTATAATGTCCACATCTAAATCTGGTGATCCACATATTGGATTGAAACTCCCGGAG AACACTATTAAGGATGGGCTTCAAAAGCCAGCTCTGGATGATAGAGCCACCCATTTTAATCTGCCACCTGGTGATGTCAATGGATCATCATTTCCTCCATCAGTTTGGCCATTGATG GGAGGGGCTACTCaggcaaaaaaatcaaatccttttgATCTACCATATGACCCAACATCGGAAGGCAGCAGTTCG TATTTGGACATGAGCTCTTTAGAAGCAGCATTACCAAATCCGCAGCTGCCAACTGATTACATTGGTGGCTTAGCGCAACCATGGTTTCCTCAAAATTCTGCTACAGCATATAGTCCTTCCTTGCCTGAAG GAGGGCTGGCATACATGGCAGCGCAGGCACCAAGTTCTCAGTTGCC TGATATTGGCAGGAATTTACCTTCCCAAGACCCGGCTGCATCTCTCAGCGGTAATCCATTTGCATGA
- the LOC105052386 gene encoding probable ADP-ribosylation factor GTPase-activating protein AGD14 isoform X4 has translation MSNRREEERNEKIIRGLMKLPPNRKCINCNSLGPQYVCTNFWTFVCTTCSGIHREFTHRVKSVSMAKFTKEEVDALQKGGNQRAREMFLKDWDMQQMRLPVSSNADRIREFIRNVYVYKKYAGGQTSDKLSSNTESLKNHEENQRRASSYHSYSQSPPYDYQYEDRRYGKQFGMLSRRPGSDRGRYEGKINSFVYSPSRLREQMHEDRFANESSGSRSSDFSISSTGDPFRYDGQSPNSQDTEYCSPPLHQAREILVEDTRPQMSNRQSKANARMNLDGIARPQRTASTGSVGYFEGHSLSHRSVDSGGLCVVEPVHSTGTHQAVQSAFTSSTQMPTSVHATKQDPLNLSFAGSPMTSSTPSIDLFADCGNQPSSVTPLEHKPSLFPLSENEGWATFDLPHHAGFASETYWHAGIHEDTSSADQKSSQLWNAFDDSTGNMSCTLFGSLPQNNHSQVIMSTSKSGDPHIGLKLPENTIKDGLQKPALDDRATHFNLPPGDVNGSSFPPSVWPLMGGATQAKKSNPFDLPYDPTSEGSSSYLDMSSLEAALPNPQLPTDYIGGLAQPWFPQNSATAYSPSLPEGGLAYMAAQAPSSQLPDIGRNLPSQDPAASLSGNPFA, from the exons ATGAGTaatagaagagaggaagagaggaatgAGAAGATCATTAGAGGTCTCATGAAGCTTCCGCCAAACAGGAAGTGCATCAACTGCAACAGCTtg GGTCCGCAGTATGTCTGCACGAATTTCTGGACCTTCGTCTGTACAACATGCAGCGGCATACA CCGTGAATTTACTCATCGGGTGAAGTCAGTATCAATGGCTAAGTTTACCAAAGAAGAAGTTGATGCTCTTCAAAAAGGTGGCAATCAG CGTGCGAGAGAAATGTTTTTGAAGGACTGGGACATGCAGCAGATGAGATTGCCTGTTAGCAG TAATGCTGATAGAATTAGGGAATTCATAAGAAATGTTTATGTTTACAAGAAATATGCGGGGGGGCAAACCTCTGACAAGCTATCTAGTAATACAGAG AGCCTCAAGAATCAtgaagaaaatcagaggagagctAGTTCTTATCATTCTTATTCTCAGAGCCCACCTTATGATTATCAGTATGAGGATAGGCGTTATGGAAAACAATTTGGCATGCTTTCTAGAAGGCCAGGTTCAGATCGAGGGCGTTATGAAGGGAAAATTAATAGCTTTGTTTATAGTCCAAGTCGCTTACGTGAACAGATGCATGAAGACAGATTTGCTAATGAAAGTTCTGGTTCAAGATCATCGGACTTCTCCATATCTAGCACAGGTGACCCATTCAGATATGATGGCCAGTCACCAAATTCTCAGGACACTGAGTATTGCAGCCCTCCTTTACACCAAGCAAGGGAAATCTTAGTTGAAGACACACGGCCCCAGATGTCAAATAGGCAATCAAAGGCAAATGCTCGGATGAACTTAGATGGGATTGCGCGCCCACAG AGAACTGCATCTACAGGCAGCGTTGGATACTTTGAGGGCCACTCCCTGTCTCATAGATCAGTTGATTCTGGTGGTTTATGTGTTGTTGAGCCTGTCCATTCTACTGGAACTCATCAGGCAGTGCAATCTGCATTCACTTCCTCCACACAAATGCCTACTTCTGTGCATGCTACAAAGCAGGATCCTCTCAACTTATCATTTGCTGGATCACCAATGACTTCTTCAACTCCATCTATAGATTTGTTTGCTGATTGCGGTAATCAACCTTCATCTGTAACCCCTCTGGAGCATAAACCATCTCTGTTTCCCTTGTCAGAAAATGAAGGATGGGCTACATTTGACCTACCTCACCATGCTGGATTTGCTTCTGAAACATAT TGGCATGCAGGTATACATGAAGACACGAGCTCTGCTGATCAGAAAAGCTCCCAG TTGTGGAATGCTTTTGATGATTCTACTGGGAACATGTCTTGTACTTTGTTTGGGAGTCTACCACAGAATAATCATTCACAAGTTATAATGTCCACATCTAAATCTGGTGATCCACATATTGGATTGAAACTCCCGGAG AACACTATTAAGGATGGGCTTCAAAAGCCAGCTCTGGATGATAGAGCCACCCATTTTAATCTGCCACCTGGTGATGTCAATGGATCATCATTTCCTCCATCAGTTTGGCCATTGATG GGAGGGGCTACTCaggcaaaaaaatcaaatccttttgATCTACCATATGACCCAACATCGGAAGGCAGCAGTTCG TATTTGGACATGAGCTCTTTAGAAGCAGCATTACCAAATCCGCAGCTGCCAACTGATTACATTGGTGGCTTAGCGCAACCATGGTTTCCTCAAAATTCTGCTACAGCATATAGTCCTTCCTTGCCTGAAG GAGGGCTGGCATACATGGCAGCGCAGGCACCAAGTTCTCAGTTGCC TGATATTGGCAGGAATTTACCTTCCCAAGACCCGGCTGCATCTCTCAGCGGTAATCCATTTGCATGA